In the Candidatus Woesearchaeota archaeon genome, one interval contains:
- a CDS encoding type II/IV secretion system ATPase subunit, which produces MGVFGTKVPLFGYELIHEGEDNIMRINYDGAAIVPSLENSGIVMSKTCDNLIESPETTKIVFSQSREYEYDANQVNLIKEIAFVFDQVSRSKDKFEYQKFLVVPEGKIFANKWYTEIQNIVFRTMKSDPVGAYVELKRVLRREHINYEKLLEEKLIPCFEVYFEMLTFVIGLLDKTKLITAAKPFLAGYKIHDREVYRKFFHPFIKPDFMYTKLMADYPEGGEEMANYTVGEDTEVTVFRMPESVQYLYHIMPPEFKLSEEEYELLDLARNILAEHKPTRQEFTDPARMREVFVSVGKDLIEELSAYRGMNFPESVVKKLARILVRYTVGFGLVEVLLQDEEIQDISVNSPQGRIPIFLVHGEYSDCITNVIPTKTEAESWATKLRMISGRPLDEANVILDTELEIPGARVRVSTITEPLDPSGLAFSFRRHRDRPWTLPLFIKYKTLNPLAAGLLSFIVDGTRSMMICGTRSSGKTAFLTGLLIEIMRRYRVITVEDTLELPTDSMRHLGFNIQPMKVASALAKGSSEMSAADGIRATLRLGDSALIVGEVRSAEAKALYEAMRVGAAANVVAGTIHADSPYGLFDRVVNDIGVPKTSFKATDIIIIATPIKSPDGLHKWRRITQITEVRKTWNDDPLLEGGFVDLMKYDSKTDQLVPTDDLLDGNSDVLKLIAANIPDFAGDWDAVWDNVELRGKIKGYITEKAIETGDDEMFEAPFVIKCNDVFHLMTEKVKNETGKLDAKQIFFEWQTWFDRDLKKRKINKSYNDNK; this is translated from the coding sequence ATGGGAGTTTTTGGAACTAAAGTACCTTTGTTTGGTTATGAACTAATTCATGAAGGCGAAGATAACATCATGCGTATTAATTATGATGGTGCTGCTATAGTTCCATCTTTAGAAAATTCTGGTATTGTAATGAGTAAAACTTGTGATAATCTTATTGAATCTCCGGAAACCACTAAAATTGTTTTTTCTCAAAGTAGGGAGTATGAATATGATGCAAATCAAGTTAACCTTATTAAAGAAATTGCGTTTGTTTTTGATCAAGTTAGCAGATCTAAAGATAAATTCGAGTACCAAAAATTTTTAGTAGTGCCAGAAGGTAAAATTTTTGCAAATAAGTGGTACACTGAAATTCAAAATATTGTTTTTAGAACTATGAAGTCAGATCCTGTTGGGGCGTATGTTGAATTAAAACGGGTATTGAGACGAGAACATATTAATTATGAAAAACTTCTTGAGGAAAAATTAATTCCTTGTTTTGAAGTTTATTTTGAGATGTTAACTTTTGTTATTGGGCTTCTTGATAAAACAAAATTAATTACTGCGGCAAAACCATTCCTTGCAGGTTATAAAATTCATGATAGGGAAGTTTATCGTAAGTTTTTTCATCCATTCATCAAGCCTGATTTTATGTATACAAAATTAATGGCGGATTATCCTGAAGGTGGCGAAGAAATGGCTAACTACACAGTGGGCGAAGATACTGAAGTTACTGTGTTTAGGATGCCTGAATCAGTCCAATATTTATATCACATAATGCCTCCTGAATTTAAGTTGTCAGAAGAAGAATATGAACTTCTCGATTTGGCAAGAAATATTCTTGCAGAACATAAACCAACAAGACAAGAATTTACAGATCCTGCTCGTATGAGAGAAGTTTTTGTGAGCGTAGGTAAAGACTTAATCGAAGAACTTTCTGCGTATAGAGGGATGAATTTTCCTGAGAGTGTTGTTAAAAAACTTGCTCGAATTTTAGTAAGGTATACGGTTGGGTTTGGGTTGGTTGAAGTTTTACTGCAAGATGAAGAAATTCAAGATATTTCTGTTAATTCTCCTCAAGGAAGAATTCCTATTTTTTTAGTTCATGGGGAGTATTCAGATTGTATTACTAATGTTATTCCAACTAAAACTGAAGCGGAAAGTTGGGCTACAAAATTAAGAATGATTTCTGGACGGCCACTTGACGAGGCTAATGTTATTTTAGATACTGAACTTGAAATTCCTGGAGCAAGAGTTAGAGTTTCAACAATTACTGAGCCATTAGATCCGTCAGGTTTAGCATTTTCTTTTAGGAGACATAGGGATCGTCCTTGGACTCTTCCATTATTCATAAAATATAAAACACTTAATCCTCTTGCAGCAGGGTTATTATCATTTATTGTTGATGGTACTAGATCAATGATGATTTGTGGTACTAGAAGTTCAGGTAAAACTGCATTTTTGACAGGGCTTCTTATTGAGATTATGAGGCGGTATAGGGTTATTACTGTTGAAGATACATTAGAGCTTCCAACAGATTCTATGAGGCATTTAGGTTTTAATATTCAACCAATGAAAGTTGCATCTGCTCTTGCTAAAGGTAGTAGTGAAATGAGTGCTGCAGACGGTATTCGTGCAACACTTAGGCTGGGAGATTCAGCATTAATTGTTGGTGAAGTTAGATCTGCTGAAGCAAAAGCACTTTATGAAGCAATGCGTGTTGGTGCTGCGGCAAATGTTGTTGCAGGGACGATTCACGCAGATTCACCGTATGGTTTATTTGACAGAGTTGTTAATGATATTGGAGTTCCTAAAACAAGTTTCAAAGCAACAGATATAATTATTATTGCAACTCCAATTAAAAGTCCGGATGGTTTACATAAGTGGAGAAGAATAACTCAAATTACTGAAGTTAGAAAAACTTGGAATGATGATCCTTTGTTAGAAGGGGGATTTGTAGATTTAATGAAATACGATTCAAAAACAGATCAATTAGTGCCAACTGACGATCTTTTAGACGGGAATAGTGATGTTTTAAAACTTATTGCTGCAAATATTCCTGACTTTGCAGGTGATTGGGATGCGGTTTGGGATAATGTTGAGCTTAGAGGAAAGATTAAAGGTTACATTACTGAAAAAGCAATCGAAACTGGGGATGATGAAATGTTTGAAGCACCATTTGTGATAAAGTGTAATGATGTTTTCCATTTGATGACTGAAAAAGTTAAGAACGAAACTGGAAAGTTAGATGCTAAACAGATTTTTTTTGAGTGGCAAACTTGGTTTGATCGGGATCTCAAAAAAAGAAAAATTAATAAGTCGTATAATGATAACAAATAA
- a CDS encoding C26 family cysteine hydrolase domain-containing family (Members of this family of hydrolases with an active site Cys residue belong to MEROPS family C26.) has product MILVVCCGSKRVKEISQMAKKTGHKVILRKPENIQLSEKITGIVISGSPVMIGKHILEYKKKFAFLKKIKIPIFGICFGHQVVGVVFGSKVSTGNEIKCWETINILKKRKLFLNLNKQEKLKQDHREQITLPKNFELLAKSKSSNVEAMKHKTKEIYGVQFHPEISGDIGKKIMKNFYEICEK; this is encoded by the coding sequence ATGATTTTAGTTGTATGTTGTGGTAGTAAGAGAGTTAAAGAAATATCTCAAATGGCCAAGAAAACCGGCCATAAAGTCATTTTACGAAAGCCAGAAAATATCCAACTTAGCGAGAAGATTACTGGAATTGTCATTAGTGGTTCGCCAGTAATGATTGGCAAGCATATTTTGGAATATAAAAAGAAATTTGCATTCTTAAAAAAAATAAAAATTCCAATTTTTGGCATTTGTTTTGGACACCAAGTTGTAGGGGTCGTGTTTGGATCTAAAGTATCAACAGGTAATGAAATTAAATGTTGGGAAACAATAAACATACTTAAAAAAAGAAAGTTATTTTTGAATTTGAATAAACAAGAAAAATTAAAACAAGACCACCGTGAACAAATCACACTTCCAAAAAATTTTGAATTATTAGCAAAATCGAAAAGTTCAAATGTTGAAGCTATGAAACATAAAACAAAAGAAATTTATGGAGTGCAATTCCACCCAGAAATAAGTGGAGACATTGGAAAAAAAATAATGAAAAATTTTTATGAAATATGCGAAAAATAG
- a CDS encoding glutaredoxin, with translation MTQIKLYQFEQCPFCEKIRLKLEQLKIDYEKINVSFDFKDKLRQELKEKSNVGTVPVIEIEGKFIGESDLILKYLDEHF, from the coding sequence ATGACTCAAATCAAACTATATCAATTTGAACAATGCCCCTTCTGTGAAAAAATCCGACTTAAATTAGAACAACTCAAAATAGATTATGAAAAAATAAATGTTAGCTTTGATTTCAAAGATAAATTAAGACAAGAACTTAAAGAAAAAAGTAACGTCGGAACAGTTCCAGTAATTGAAATTGAAGGGAAGTTTATTGGAGAATCGGATTTAATTTTAAAATATTTAGATGAACACTTTTAG
- a CDS encoding DUF87 domain-containing protein, whose product MVFISEDQSTKEDSSNETKVDSNSSEKTNYFDEATLSKSVDSNSSEGDNSSKEQVEGEESKASEQTTASEQTNNSSYSNTSEKPKSSKPILDPDHMPIVAGRSMADLKKYGTKGALLLGKKYVDKGDKIFMGDNLYLDISNAHVMLICGKRGGGKSYTMGVIAEGLSLLEEEVKQNLSIILLDTMGIYWTMGHANKKEHKLLEPYGIDPHPVDIVIYTPEKFYYDYKKKGIRTDFPFSINIFEVEADDWCAAFHQDKYSPEGIFISKIVEELTEQKAKFNFDDIFKFLDDEKDTSVEVKNAVKNMFKTATAWGVFTDHGTPLQDLAKGGQITVLDVSCYATMPGGWDVKTLVVGIVSKHLFISRMSFRKGEELNEIKYMEKYFIDQKSVDSEKKQEMPLVWLVIDEAHEFLPLKPEDANAATEPLVIIMREGRQPGISLIVATQQPGKIHTDVMTQLDTVIAHRITARLDMQALGLLAQSYMEHGISRAMNELPSLKGSAVIFDDLNEKIHKIRIRPRFTWHGGASPSAIKDD is encoded by the coding sequence GTGGTTTTTATTTCAGAGGATCAGTCGACTAAAGAAGATAGTTCTAATGAGACTAAAGTGGATTCTAATTCTAGTGAGAAAACTAATTATTTTGATGAAGCTACCTTGTCTAAAAGTGTTGATTCTAATTCATCTGAAGGGGATAATTCTTCTAAAGAACAGGTTGAAGGTGAAGAAAGTAAAGCATCAGAACAAACAACTGCGTCTGAACAAACAAACAATTCATCCTATTCAAACACTTCTGAAAAACCAAAATCATCAAAACCCATTCTTGATCCAGATCACATGCCTATTGTTGCGGGTCGTAGTATGGCTGATTTAAAAAAATATGGGACTAAAGGTGCGCTTCTTTTAGGGAAAAAATATGTTGATAAGGGAGATAAAATTTTTATGGGTGATAATCTTTATTTGGATATTTCAAATGCTCACGTAATGCTTATTTGTGGTAAGCGGGGTGGTGGAAAATCATATACTATGGGGGTTATTGCAGAAGGTTTATCTTTATTGGAAGAAGAGGTTAAACAAAATTTATCAATAATTCTTTTAGATACTATGGGTATTTATTGGACTATGGGGCATGCGAATAAAAAAGAGCATAAGCTTCTAGAGCCATATGGAATTGATCCGCACCCAGTAGATATTGTGATTTATACTCCTGAAAAGTTTTATTATGATTATAAAAAAAAGGGAATTCGTACTGACTTTCCGTTTTCAATTAATATTTTTGAAGTTGAAGCTGATGATTGGTGTGCTGCATTTCATCAAGATAAGTATTCTCCCGAAGGTATTTTTATTTCTAAAATTGTGGAAGAGCTTACAGAACAAAAAGCTAAATTTAATTTTGATGATATCTTTAAATTTCTTGATGATGAAAAAGATACTTCAGTTGAAGTTAAAAATGCAGTTAAAAATATGTTTAAAACAGCTACTGCTTGGGGAGTTTTTACAGATCACGGAACCCCTCTTCAAGATCTTGCTAAAGGTGGACAAATTACTGTTTTGGATGTAAGTTGTTATGCTACAATGCCTGGTGGCTGGGATGTTAAAACATTAGTTGTGGGTATTGTGTCGAAACATTTATTTATTTCTCGAATGTCTTTTCGTAAAGGTGAGGAACTTAACGAAATTAAGTATATGGAAAAATATTTTATCGATCAAAAATCTGTGGATTCGGAAAAAAAGCAAGAAATGCCACTTGTTTGGTTAGTTATTGATGAGGCTCACGAGTTTTTACCCCTCAAACCTGAAGATGCTAATGCTGCAACAGAACCATTAGTAATTATTATGCGAGAAGGTCGTCAACCAGGTATTTCTTTAATTGTTGCAACTCAACAACCAGGTAAAATTCATACTGATGTTATGACTCAATTAGATACGGTTATTGCGCATCGTATTACTGCAAGATTAGATATGCAAGCATTAGGGCTTCTTGCTCAAAGTTATATGGAGCACGGTATTTCTCGTGCTATGAATGAACTTCCAAGTCTGAAGGGAAGTGCAGTTATTTTTGATGATTTAAATGAGAAAATTCATAAAATTCGTATTAGGCCTAGATTTACTTGGCATGGCGGTGCTAGTCCTAGTGCAATCAAGGATGATTAG